In a genomic window of Methanomassiliicoccus sp.:
- a CDS encoding DNA cytosine methyltransferase: protein MAALTVGSLFSGIGGIDLGLERAGMKVSWQCEHDPKSKKPFGEQFNQRILGQHWQGVELYGDVCEIDTDDLERVDIIAGGFPCQDISQAGKGVGISGPRSSLFFEAMRIVRDLRPRFVLLENVPALRYRGLGHVLQELAFCGYDAEWDIVSAASVGALHRRDRMLIVAYPHGGGHLHGEPQEQPAEVWLQSFGEPVPGGQDVSVFSYRPSDSHSYPKWADLWGAEPGVCQVADGVPARVDQLRALGNAVVPQVAEFVGSLIVEAERRVA, encoded by the coding sequence ATGGCCGCTCTTACCGTGGGTTCTCTCTTCAGCGGAATAGGGGGAATAGACCTTGGGCTGGAAAGGGCGGGTATGAAAGTTAGCTGGCAATGCGAGCATGACCCGAAATCAAAGAAACCGTTTGGAGAACAGTTCAACCAGAGGATTCTAGGACAGCACTGGCAAGGAGTGGAGCTATATGGCGACGTGTGCGAGATCGATACAGACGACCTTGAGCGAGTGGACATCATCGCTGGGGGTTTCCCCTGCCAGGACATATCCCAGGCTGGAAAAGGTGTCGGCATTTCCGGACCGCGCTCTAGCCTCTTTTTCGAGGCCATGCGAATTGTTCGGGACCTACGACCTCGGTTCGTGCTCCTGGAGAATGTTCCTGCCCTCCGGTACCGTGGACTTGGACATGTGTTGCAAGAGCTGGCCTTCTGCGGGTATGATGCGGAATGGGACATTGTATCAGCGGCCAGTGTTGGCGCGCTCCATCGCCGCGACCGGATGCTTATCGTGGCCTACCCCCACGGTGGCGGACACCTTCACGGCGAACCTCAGGAGCAGCCAGCAGAAGTTTGGCTCCAATCATTCGGTGAACCTGTCCCAGGCGGTCAGGATGTATCAGTGTTCTCCTATCGGCCGTCCGATTCCCATTCCTATCCCAAGTGGGCTGACCTCTGGGGAGCTGAACCCGGAGTTTGCCAGGTGGCTGATGGGGTTCCCGCCAGGGTGGACCAGCTTAGGGCGCTAGGTAACGCTGTGGTTCCGCAAGTGGCCGAGTTCGTCGGCAGCTTAATCGTAGAGGCCGAACGGAGGGTGGCCTAA